The proteins below come from a single Seriola aureovittata isolate HTS-2021-v1 ecotype China chromosome 23, ASM2101889v1, whole genome shotgun sequence genomic window:
- the LOC130164833 gene encoding uncharacterized protein LOC130164833, translating to MRVVQSTGAREVAKGVLMAENVRSPFDYREPPTLDSDGDGSKPPPPRGRVCGRKRKGTPVKVCDRAYVTEDEEEESMSEHSYSPGDGQYPEGAEDRLPPPGSPYYLPDPTQLCVPELGEEGASGVRGPVLFHPPPNCRIREVHCGTQVRLVVIAIRDIAKGEEITVDYSLTDWGENAMEDEAGPHPLSLSVSDYLTPSWSLSPSSSPLTHSEPSDSDREEDEEEEDDDDDDDDEEEEIEEIRGRMLRRRKKRKLPAAVNSKKKSAPTSTRGPGRPCSSFSRPAPVAPPVRSQSQPPVSTLAPPTTNINNNININIGSSSGATVSRRQHCPYCGRHYRSLARHLEKHHANQPEVRTAMELAHLHTHNSSNGSATHPQPSSSSTAASHSHSFAVPQPSASNPAPPSLFSRERESPATRSSTGAVSFSLSLSPPSSAQPAAAKKGPSLPPPAAKRPTPPMVSRVKSPSPPPPSTPRRGRRMKREKQEEPQKVEVESSRSQEELVPPPTPEPDIDPDEDLELSAEGEEDVPEEKNGEIVSTHRHHMSPLLSSLSCLVLYLRRQQHSSFLSLTRSPHSAEAWRLLCHSSLSLLILYNRHRECEVAKLTIQDYRNRITPQSSSSSSTSTSTSTSTSTSSPSGMEALLSPFERQVLSQLPRAGVLGKRGRIQPLILPPHCESCLDLLLQTSPNVGVDPESPYVFSRPYHSPATPLRGTDLLRNLARASGAKNPGALTATRVRRQVAILTQLLLLEEGEGQGQGGATKRLEDFLEREYHVTQNCSTIIRDPALMGRVGRVVLYGEREGVLFRGMSLQHICLELDVMSGNSADSFSEDSEAEEEKEEVKEKAEVMVKKKGPGRPPRKKRAPIPSPVTPSIANVHKRRCIPPKSGKRGVLKRPWSEAERVAVETHLKRNLMELRVPAKADCERCLELCPLLVSNQRDWRAIKFYVHNRIQLLKKQGRRESAAAVC from the exons CCGCGTGTGTGGGAGAAAAAGGAAGGGGACACCTGTGAAGGTGTGTGACCGAGCGTATGTAacagaagatgaggaggaggagagcatgTCAGAACACAGCTACAGCCCAG GTGATGGCCAGTACCCAGAGGGCGCAGAAGACCGCCTCCCTCCACCTGGCAGTCCCTACTACCTGCCTGATCCCACTCAGCTCTG tgtgCCAGAGTTGGGTGAGGAAGGGGCGAGTGGTGTTCGGGGGCCTGTGCTCTTCCATCCACCACCCAACTGCCGCATTCGAGAGGTCCACTGTGGGACCCAGGTGCGGCTGGTTGTCATAGCAATCCGAGACATCGCCAAAGGGGAGGAGATCACAGTGGACTACAGCCTGACGGACTGGGGCGAGAATGCAATG GAGGATGAGGCTGGTCCGCACCCactgtccctctctgtgtctgattaCCTTACCCCCTCCTGGTCATTATCACCCTCATCCTCCCCACTCACCCACTCTGAACCCAGTGACTCTGATCGtgaggaggacgaagaggaggaagatgacgatgatgatgacgatgatgaagaggaggaaattgAAGAAATACGTGGCCGGATGCTGCGCCGCCGCAAGAAGCGCAAGCTGCCAGCTGCTGTCAATTCAAAGAAGAAGAGCGCGCCCACCTCCACCAGAGGACCTGGGCGTCCATGTTCTTCCTTTTCCCGCCCAGCACCTGTTGCACCCCCAGTCAGATCCCAGTCCCAGCCCCCAGTCAGCACTCTGGCACCCCCGACGACCAACAtcaacaataacattaacataaacattGGCAGCTCCAGCGGTGCCACAGTGAGCCGGCGGCAGCACTGCCCGTACTGCGGCCGCCACTATCGCTCTCTGGCACGGCACCTGGAGAAACACCACGCCAACCAGCCTGAGGTCAGAACAGCCATGGAGCTGGCACACCTCCACACGCACAACTCTTCAAATGGCAGCGCCACACACCCTCAACCCTCATCGTCCTCCACCGCCGCTTCTCACAGTCATTCCTTTGCTGTCCCTCAGCCTTCCGCTTCAAACCCCGCACCgccctctctcttctccaggGAGAGGGAATCACCAGCGACTCGCTCGAGCACAGGTGCCGTCTCAttctccctctcactttcaCCGCCTTCTTCAGCTCAACCTGCAGCCGCCAAGAAGGGGCCAAGCTTACCACCGCCCGCGGCAAAACGCCCTACACCCCCGATGGTGTCTCGGGTAAAGAGTCCATCACCACCTCCCCCGTCTACTCCCCGAAGGGGTCggaggatgaagagagaaaagcaagaaGAGCCGcagaaggtggaggtggagagctCAAGAAGTCAAGAGGAACTGGTTCCACCTCCCACTCCAGAGCCAGATATAGATCCAGATGAAGATCTGGAGCTTAGTGCAGAAGGGGAAGAAGATGTGccagaggagaaaaatggagaGATTGTAAG cacacacagacatcacatGTCACcgctgctctcctccctctcttgtcTGGTCCTGTACCTCCGCCGCCAGCAGCActcctctttcctgtctttAACCCGCTCACCTCACTCTGCTGAGGCCTGGCGCCTGCTCTGCCATTCCAGCCTCTCCCTGCTCATCCTCTACAACCGCCACCGTGAATGTGAGGTGGCCAAGCTCACTATCCAGGACTACCGCAACCGTATCACCccacagagcagctccagctccagcaccagcaccagcaccagcaccagcaccagcaccagctccCCCTCTGGCATGGAAGCCCTCTTGTCACCCTTTGAGCGCCAGGTCCTCAGTCAACTCCCGCGGGCTGGTGTTTTAGGGAAGCGTGGTCGTATCCAGCCGCTTATTCTCCCGCCACACTGTGAGTCCTGCCTGGACCTGCTTCTTCAAACCAGCCCCAACGTGGGTGTTGACCCAGAGAGCCCCTATGTCTTCTCCCGGCCATACCATTCTCCTGCTACCCCTCTCCGGGGCACGGACCTCCTGAGAAACCTGGCACGAGCCAGCGGGGCCAAGAACCCCGGAGCACTGACAGCAACGCGAGTGCGGCGACAGGTAGCCATCCTTACCCAACTGCTACTGTTAGAGGAGGGTGAGGGCCAGGGCCAGGGCGGAGCTACCAAACGCTTGGAGGACTTCCTGGAGCGAGAGTACCACGTGACCCAGAACTGCTCCACTATCATACGTGATCCTGCACTCATGGGTCGTGTGGGTCGTGTTGTTCTTTACggagagagggaaggtgtgCTTTTCAGAGGAATGAGCCTGCAGCACATCTGCCTTGAGTTGGACG TCATGTCTGGAAACTCAGCAGACTCCTTCTCAGAGGATTCtgaggcagaagaagaaaaggaggaagttaAAGAGAAGGCTGAGGTGATGGTGAAGAAGAAAGGACCGGGCCGACCACCACGGAAGAAGAGAGCACCCATCCCTTCTCCAGTTACCCCATCGATAGCCAATGTCCATAAGAGGCGATGTATTCCACCCAAATCAG GGAAGCGTGGAGTGCTGAAGCGTCCCTGGTCAGAGGCGGAGCGTGTAGCAGTGGAGACACACCTGAAGAGAAACCTCATGGAGCTGCGTGTCCCTGCGAAGGCAGACTGTGAGCGCTGCCTTGAactctgccctctgctggtcagCAACCAGCGAGACTGGAGGGCAATCAAGTTTTACGTCCACAACCGCATCCAGCTACTGAAGaagcaggggaggagggaaagcgCCGCCGCAGTCTGCTag